One region of Brassica napus cultivar Da-Ae chromosome A10, Da-Ae, whole genome shotgun sequence genomic DNA includes:
- the LOC125579411 gene encoding ATPase family AAA domain-containing protein At1g05910 isoform X1: MHPKGSSQGDGSDTKAVRSSDRLRRRPKLYGRSYYYYSPNLHNRKRNTKTRTAASQIAKMLHKGNKPARASSATNVGNVANDVQPVASDLRRSTRKRRLSVNLEDYTDSSGGEDEDMMSPAYRTLRSRVSNGVHRNRKAKETESAPRREGLRPRRSKIIANKRLKTESGANQDSSEEKDGPEETENGNELDDHDADDGEDEVEAEDEGNGEDEGDGEDEEEDGDDDEDEEQEGRKRYDLRNRAEVRRMPTEEINKQQQPRSPRRVLHQGMGTRNGRDVRRGGSRLHKRHRFARTDDSDDSLLVDELDQGPAIPWARGGNRSGPPWLFGGLDTYGSSSLGLNAGASGWGHQSDGLTALTSGVQTAGPSSKGGADIQPLQINENINFDDIGGLSEYINDLKEMVFFPLLYPEFFASYNITPPRGVLLCGPPGTGKTLIARALACAASKAGQKVSFYMRKGADVLSKWVGEAERQLKLLFEEAQRNQPSIIFFDEIDGLAPVRSSKQEQIHNSIVSTLLALMDGLDSRGQVVLIGATNRVDAIDGALRRPGRFDREFNFSLPGCEAQAEILDIHTRKWKNPPSRELKEELAASCVGYCGADLKALCTEAAIRAFREKYPQVYTSDDKYAIDVGLVKVNKSHFVEAMSAITPAAHRGSVVQSRPLSPVVLPCLHRHLLGSMSLISDIFPSSAMSSELTKLSMLSFGSAIPLVYRPRLLLLGGEGVGLDHLGPAILHELEKFPIHSLGLPSLLSDPGAKTPEEALVHIFSEARRTTPSILYIPMFNNWWENAHEQLRAVFLTLLEELPSNLPILLLATSYGELSDFEEQSVFDNRSVYTVDKLSGEDRSLFFDRLIEAALSVISGLNGKPDGPPFPELPKLPKEPTGPKPAEIKAKVEAEQHALRRLRMCLRDVCNRILYDKRFSAFHFPVTDEDAPNYRTIIQNPMDTATLLQRVDAGQYLTCSPFLQDVDLIVKNAKAYNGDDYAGARIVSRAYELRDVVHGMLAQMDPALLTYCDKIAAEGGPAQIPDDLSGSILGLAPVVQMGTVTRSSARLRNVQPEVNIDRDHEGLKKPKKTADAASTDSASDKPEHQDSDVEMTPLEAAKSNSSAPCSAEDPPRKEDEACGEEVSGDCSQDSVKSDEDMSSEIESVKGVLMERTESYSIPQMERIYTRIMKGVLETLDKGLGDDQSPKHSILRFLSEFAQLQANF; encoded by the exons ATGCATCCGAAGGGATCGAGTCAAGGAGATGGTTCGGATACTAAGGCGGTTAGAAGCAGCGATAGGCTTAGGAGGAGACCTAAATTGTATGGTCGCTCATACTATTACTACTCGCCCAACTTGCATAACAGGAAAAGAAACACCAAGACGAGAACCGCGGCTTCGCAGATCGCTAAGATGCTGCATAAAGGGAACAAGCCAGCACGGGCTTCGAGCGCCACG AATGTTGGTAACGTTGCTAATGACGTACAGCCAGTTGCATCCGACCTCCGGCGTTCCACTAGGAAGAGAAGACTTTCTGTAAATCTTGAAGACTATACTGACAGTTCTGGaggggaggatgaagatatgatg AGTCCAGCATATCGAACTTTAAGGAGTAGAGTCAGTAATGGAGTTCATCGAAATAGAAAGGCCAAGGAAACTGAATCAGCACCACGGCGTGAAGGTCTTCGTCCTCGTCGTTCAAAGATAATTGCTAATAAACGTCTGAAAACAGAATCTGGCGCCAATCAAGATTCTTCTGAGGAGAAAGATGGCCCAGAAGAAACCGAGAATGGAAATGAACTAGATGACCATGATGCTGATGATGGTGAAGATGAGGTTGAGGCTGAAGACGAGGGTAATGGAGAAGATGAGGGGGATGGcgaagatgaggaagaagatggcgacgatgatgaagatgaagaacaggAGGGAAGGAAGAGATATGATCTGCGAAACCGTGCTGAAGTGCGTAGGATGCCTACAGAAGAAATTAACAAGCAACAACAACCTAGATCTCCCCGGAGAGTGTTGCATCAAGGCATGGGTACCAGGAATGGAAGGGATGTTAGGAGAGGTGGGTCTAGGCTTCACAAGCGCCATCGCTTTGCAAGAACAGATGATTCAGATGATTCTCTTCTTGTGGATGAGTTGGATCAGGGCCCTGCGATTCCATGGGCTCGAGGTGGAAACAGATCTGGACCACCTTGGCTATTTGGGGGTTTGGACACGTACGGGTCAAGTTCATTGGGGTTGAATGCTGGAGCTTCTGGTTGGGGTCACCAAAGTGATGGTTTAACCGCATTAACTTCCGGGGTTCAGACTGCTGGGCCAAGCTCTAAAGGAGGTGCAGATATTCAGCCACTGCAGATCAATGAGAATATTAATTTTGACGACATTGGTGGGCTATCCGAATATATTAATGATTTGAAGGAAATGGTTTTCTTTCCGTTGCTGTACCCAGAGTTCTTTGCAAGTTACAACATTACTCCTCCCAGAGGTGTATTGCTGTGTGGTCCTCCAGGCACTGGTAAAACACTGATTGCTCGAGCATTGGCATGTGCTGCTTCAAAAGCTGGACAGAAAGTTAGCTTTTATATGCGAAAGGGTGCTGATGTCCTTAGCAAGTGGGTTGGCGAGGCTGAGAGACAACTAAAGCTACTCTTTGAGGAGGCTCAGCGAAATCAGCCTTCGATAAtcttttttgatgaaattgatGGTCTTGCTCCTGTAAGATCTAGCAAGCAGGAGCAGATACATAATTCTATTGTTTCAACTTTGCTGGCGCTGATGGATGGCCTTGATTCTCGTGGTCAAGTTGTTCTCATTGGAGCAACAAACAGGGTAGATGCAATAGATGGAGCATTACGCCGCCCTGGCAGATTCGATCGAGagttcaatttttctttacCAGGCTGCGAAGCACAAGCCGAAATATTGGATATCCACACTCGTAAATGGAAAAATCCTCCTAGTCGTGAGCTCAAAGAGGAACTGGCAGCTAGTTGTGTAGGGTATTGTGGTGCTGATCTGAAAGCTTTGTGCACTGAAGCTGCCATTCGTGCTTTTCGTGAGAAATATCCACAAGTTTATACCAGTGACGATAAATATGCCATAGATGTTGGGTTGGTTAAGGTTAACAAGAGCCACTTTGTAGAGGCAATGTCAGCTATTACTCCTGCTGCCCATAGAGGGTCTGTTGTGCAGTCCAGACCACTCTCTCCGGTTGTATTGCCATGTTTACATCGACACCTCCTTGGATCCATGAGTTTAATATCAGATATTTTTCCCTCGTCAGCCATGTCATCAGAGTTGACCAAGCTGTCAATGCTTTCATTTGGATCCGCAATTCCTCTCGTTTATCGTCCTCGACTCCTGCTGCTTGGTGGTGAAGGAGTTGGACTG GATCATCTTGGACCTGCTATCTTACACGAGCTAGAAAAATTTCCTATTCACTCTCTGGGACTTCCATCTCTTCTTTCGGATCCTGGTGCCAAGACCCCAGAGGAGGCGTTAGTACATATATTTAGTGAAGCTAGGAGAACAACACCTTCGATACTTTACATACCGATGTTCAATAATTGGTGGGAAAAT GCGCATGAACAGCTAAGGGCTGTATTTCTGACTTTGTTAGAAGAACTGCCATCAAATCTGCCCATATTATTACTTGCTACATCTTATGGTGAATTATCTGATTTTGAAGAGCAGTCAGTATTTGACAATCGATCTGT TTATACTGTGGACAAACTATCAGGCGAAGACAGGTCTTTGTTCTTTGACCGTTTGATTGAAGCTGCTCTCTCAGTCATTTCAGGCTTAAACGGCAAACCTGATGGACCGCCCTTTCCAGAACTTCCCAAGCTTCCAAAAGAACCTACTGGTCCAAAACCGGCAGAAATAAAAGCCAAGGTTGAAGCAGAGCAGCATGCCCTTCGACGATTGCGTATGTGTCTCAGAGACGTTTGCAATAG GATACTATATGATAAAAGATTCAGCGCATTCCACTTCCCAGTTACTGACGAGGATGCTCCAAACTATCGCACAATAATTCAAAATCCAATGGATACGGCTACTCTGCTGCAGCGTGTTGATGCTGGGCAGTACCTCACATGTTCACCGTTCTTGCAAGATGTTGATCTCATTGTGAAAAATGCCAAG GCTTACAATGGAGATGATTACGCTGGAGCGAGAATTGTCAGTAGAGCCTACGAGCTTCGAGATGTA GTGCATGGGATGCTGGCGCAGATGGACCCAGCACTGCTAACATATTGTGACAAGATCGCAGCTGAAGGTGGTCCTGCACAGATACCAGATGATCTGAGTGGATCTATCCTTGGTTTAGCTCCTGTAGTGCAGATGGGGACTGTTACTAGATCCAGTGCCCGACTTCGAAACGTGCAGCCAGAGGTTAATATAGATCGAGATCATGAAGGTCTTAAAAAGCCTAAGAAAACAGCTGATGCTGCCTCTACAG ATTCAGCTTCAGACAAACCAGAACACCAAGATTCAGACGTAGAAATGACACCTCTGGAAGCAGCCAAATCAAACTCATCAGCGCCTTGTTCAGCAGAAGATCCGCCGAGAAAAGAGGATGAGGCTTGTGGGGAAGAAGTGAGTGGTGATTGCTCCCAAGATTCTGTGAAGTCAGACGAAGACATGTCAAGCGAGATAGAATCTGTAAAGGGAGTGCTGATGGAGCGTACTGAAAGCTACAGCATTCCGCAGATGGAGAGGATCTACACTCGAATCATGAAGGGTGTACTCGAGACTCTGGACAAAGGACTTGGTGATGATCAAAGCCCTAAGCATTCAATTTTGAGATTTTTATCGGAATTCGCTCAGCTTCAGGCGAATTTCTGA
- the LOC125579411 gene encoding ATPase family AAA domain-containing protein At1g05910 isoform X2, whose product MHPKGSSQGDGSDTKAVRSSDRLRRRPKLYGRSYYYYSPNLHNRKRNTKTRTAASQIAKMLHKGNKPARASSATPVASDLRRSTRKRRLSVNLEDYTDSSGGEDEDMMSPAYRTLRSRVSNGVHRNRKAKETESAPRREGLRPRRSKIIANKRLKTESGANQDSSEEKDGPEETENGNELDDHDADDGEDEVEAEDEGNGEDEGDGEDEEEDGDDDEDEEQEGRKRYDLRNRAEVRRMPTEEINKQQQPRSPRRVLHQGMGTRNGRDVRRGGSRLHKRHRFARTDDSDDSLLVDELDQGPAIPWARGGNRSGPPWLFGGLDTYGSSSLGLNAGASGWGHQSDGLTALTSGVQTAGPSSKGGADIQPLQINENINFDDIGGLSEYINDLKEMVFFPLLYPEFFASYNITPPRGVLLCGPPGTGKTLIARALACAASKAGQKVSFYMRKGADVLSKWVGEAERQLKLLFEEAQRNQPSIIFFDEIDGLAPVRSSKQEQIHNSIVSTLLALMDGLDSRGQVVLIGATNRVDAIDGALRRPGRFDREFNFSLPGCEAQAEILDIHTRKWKNPPSRELKEELAASCVGYCGADLKALCTEAAIRAFREKYPQVYTSDDKYAIDVGLVKVNKSHFVEAMSAITPAAHRGSVVQSRPLSPVVLPCLHRHLLGSMSLISDIFPSSAMSSELTKLSMLSFGSAIPLVYRPRLLLLGGEGVGLDHLGPAILHELEKFPIHSLGLPSLLSDPGAKTPEEALVHIFSEARRTTPSILYIPMFNNWWENAHEQLRAVFLTLLEELPSNLPILLLATSYGELSDFEEQSVFDNRSVYTVDKLSGEDRSLFFDRLIEAALSVISGLNGKPDGPPFPELPKLPKEPTGPKPAEIKAKVEAEQHALRRLRMCLRDVCNRILYDKRFSAFHFPVTDEDAPNYRTIIQNPMDTATLLQRVDAGQYLTCSPFLQDVDLIVKNAKAYNGDDYAGARIVSRAYELRDVVHGMLAQMDPALLTYCDKIAAEGGPAQIPDDLSGSILGLAPVVQMGTVTRSSARLRNVQPEVNIDRDHEGLKKPKKTADAASTDSASDKPEHQDSDVEMTPLEAAKSNSSAPCSAEDPPRKEDEACGEEVSGDCSQDSVKSDEDMSSEIESVKGVLMERTESYSIPQMERIYTRIMKGVLETLDKGLGDDQSPKHSILRFLSEFAQLQANF is encoded by the exons ATGCATCCGAAGGGATCGAGTCAAGGAGATGGTTCGGATACTAAGGCGGTTAGAAGCAGCGATAGGCTTAGGAGGAGACCTAAATTGTATGGTCGCTCATACTATTACTACTCGCCCAACTTGCATAACAGGAAAAGAAACACCAAGACGAGAACCGCGGCTTCGCAGATCGCTAAGATGCTGCATAAAGGGAACAAGCCAGCACGGGCTTCGAGCGCCACG CCAGTTGCATCCGACCTCCGGCGTTCCACTAGGAAGAGAAGACTTTCTGTAAATCTTGAAGACTATACTGACAGTTCTGGaggggaggatgaagatatgatg AGTCCAGCATATCGAACTTTAAGGAGTAGAGTCAGTAATGGAGTTCATCGAAATAGAAAGGCCAAGGAAACTGAATCAGCACCACGGCGTGAAGGTCTTCGTCCTCGTCGTTCAAAGATAATTGCTAATAAACGTCTGAAAACAGAATCTGGCGCCAATCAAGATTCTTCTGAGGAGAAAGATGGCCCAGAAGAAACCGAGAATGGAAATGAACTAGATGACCATGATGCTGATGATGGTGAAGATGAGGTTGAGGCTGAAGACGAGGGTAATGGAGAAGATGAGGGGGATGGcgaagatgaggaagaagatggcgacgatgatgaagatgaagaacaggAGGGAAGGAAGAGATATGATCTGCGAAACCGTGCTGAAGTGCGTAGGATGCCTACAGAAGAAATTAACAAGCAACAACAACCTAGATCTCCCCGGAGAGTGTTGCATCAAGGCATGGGTACCAGGAATGGAAGGGATGTTAGGAGAGGTGGGTCTAGGCTTCACAAGCGCCATCGCTTTGCAAGAACAGATGATTCAGATGATTCTCTTCTTGTGGATGAGTTGGATCAGGGCCCTGCGATTCCATGGGCTCGAGGTGGAAACAGATCTGGACCACCTTGGCTATTTGGGGGTTTGGACACGTACGGGTCAAGTTCATTGGGGTTGAATGCTGGAGCTTCTGGTTGGGGTCACCAAAGTGATGGTTTAACCGCATTAACTTCCGGGGTTCAGACTGCTGGGCCAAGCTCTAAAGGAGGTGCAGATATTCAGCCACTGCAGATCAATGAGAATATTAATTTTGACGACATTGGTGGGCTATCCGAATATATTAATGATTTGAAGGAAATGGTTTTCTTTCCGTTGCTGTACCCAGAGTTCTTTGCAAGTTACAACATTACTCCTCCCAGAGGTGTATTGCTGTGTGGTCCTCCAGGCACTGGTAAAACACTGATTGCTCGAGCATTGGCATGTGCTGCTTCAAAAGCTGGACAGAAAGTTAGCTTTTATATGCGAAAGGGTGCTGATGTCCTTAGCAAGTGGGTTGGCGAGGCTGAGAGACAACTAAAGCTACTCTTTGAGGAGGCTCAGCGAAATCAGCCTTCGATAAtcttttttgatgaaattgatGGTCTTGCTCCTGTAAGATCTAGCAAGCAGGAGCAGATACATAATTCTATTGTTTCAACTTTGCTGGCGCTGATGGATGGCCTTGATTCTCGTGGTCAAGTTGTTCTCATTGGAGCAACAAACAGGGTAGATGCAATAGATGGAGCATTACGCCGCCCTGGCAGATTCGATCGAGagttcaatttttctttacCAGGCTGCGAAGCACAAGCCGAAATATTGGATATCCACACTCGTAAATGGAAAAATCCTCCTAGTCGTGAGCTCAAAGAGGAACTGGCAGCTAGTTGTGTAGGGTATTGTGGTGCTGATCTGAAAGCTTTGTGCACTGAAGCTGCCATTCGTGCTTTTCGTGAGAAATATCCACAAGTTTATACCAGTGACGATAAATATGCCATAGATGTTGGGTTGGTTAAGGTTAACAAGAGCCACTTTGTAGAGGCAATGTCAGCTATTACTCCTGCTGCCCATAGAGGGTCTGTTGTGCAGTCCAGACCACTCTCTCCGGTTGTATTGCCATGTTTACATCGACACCTCCTTGGATCCATGAGTTTAATATCAGATATTTTTCCCTCGTCAGCCATGTCATCAGAGTTGACCAAGCTGTCAATGCTTTCATTTGGATCCGCAATTCCTCTCGTTTATCGTCCTCGACTCCTGCTGCTTGGTGGTGAAGGAGTTGGACTG GATCATCTTGGACCTGCTATCTTACACGAGCTAGAAAAATTTCCTATTCACTCTCTGGGACTTCCATCTCTTCTTTCGGATCCTGGTGCCAAGACCCCAGAGGAGGCGTTAGTACATATATTTAGTGAAGCTAGGAGAACAACACCTTCGATACTTTACATACCGATGTTCAATAATTGGTGGGAAAAT GCGCATGAACAGCTAAGGGCTGTATTTCTGACTTTGTTAGAAGAACTGCCATCAAATCTGCCCATATTATTACTTGCTACATCTTATGGTGAATTATCTGATTTTGAAGAGCAGTCAGTATTTGACAATCGATCTGT TTATACTGTGGACAAACTATCAGGCGAAGACAGGTCTTTGTTCTTTGACCGTTTGATTGAAGCTGCTCTCTCAGTCATTTCAGGCTTAAACGGCAAACCTGATGGACCGCCCTTTCCAGAACTTCCCAAGCTTCCAAAAGAACCTACTGGTCCAAAACCGGCAGAAATAAAAGCCAAGGTTGAAGCAGAGCAGCATGCCCTTCGACGATTGCGTATGTGTCTCAGAGACGTTTGCAATAG GATACTATATGATAAAAGATTCAGCGCATTCCACTTCCCAGTTACTGACGAGGATGCTCCAAACTATCGCACAATAATTCAAAATCCAATGGATACGGCTACTCTGCTGCAGCGTGTTGATGCTGGGCAGTACCTCACATGTTCACCGTTCTTGCAAGATGTTGATCTCATTGTGAAAAATGCCAAG GCTTACAATGGAGATGATTACGCTGGAGCGAGAATTGTCAGTAGAGCCTACGAGCTTCGAGATGTA GTGCATGGGATGCTGGCGCAGATGGACCCAGCACTGCTAACATATTGTGACAAGATCGCAGCTGAAGGTGGTCCTGCACAGATACCAGATGATCTGAGTGGATCTATCCTTGGTTTAGCTCCTGTAGTGCAGATGGGGACTGTTACTAGATCCAGTGCCCGACTTCGAAACGTGCAGCCAGAGGTTAATATAGATCGAGATCATGAAGGTCTTAAAAAGCCTAAGAAAACAGCTGATGCTGCCTCTACAG ATTCAGCTTCAGACAAACCAGAACACCAAGATTCAGACGTAGAAATGACACCTCTGGAAGCAGCCAAATCAAACTCATCAGCGCCTTGTTCAGCAGAAGATCCGCCGAGAAAAGAGGATGAGGCTTGTGGGGAAGAAGTGAGTGGTGATTGCTCCCAAGATTCTGTGAAGTCAGACGAAGACATGTCAAGCGAGATAGAATCTGTAAAGGGAGTGCTGATGGAGCGTACTGAAAGCTACAGCATTCCGCAGATGGAGAGGATCTACACTCGAATCATGAAGGGTGTACTCGAGACTCTGGACAAAGGACTTGGTGATGATCAAAGCCCTAAGCATTCAATTTTGAGATTTTTATCGGAATTCGCTCAGCTTCAGGCGAATTTCTGA
- the LOC106369486 gene encoding protein SEMI-ROLLED LEAF 2, translated as MGVISRRVLPACGNLCFFCPSLRPRSRHPLKRYKHMLAEIFPRNQDAEPDDRKIGKLCEYASRNPLRIPKITEYLEQKCYKELRNGNIGSVKVVLCIYKKMLSSCKEQMPLFSCSLLSIVRTLLEQTKEEEVQILGCNTLVDFISLQTENSHMFNLEGLIPKLCQLAQELGDDERSLQLRPAGMQALAFMVSFIGEHSQLSMDLDLIMCVILENYMDLETNEAGENSIPKMSKWVSFKRNNPVTEENMDNSKSPSYWSMACLCNIAKLAKETTTLRRVLEPLLNAFDCGSYWSPEKGVASSVLLFLQSRLEESGENCHVLVSSLIKHLDHKNVMKQQGVQVNMVNVATCLVLHAKQQASGALTAVIADLIKHLRKCLQNAAESDLSADGTKQNSEMQHALENCIAELSNKVGDAGPILDMLAVVLETISTNVLVARTTASATLRAAHIVSVVPNVSYHKKVFPDALFHQLLLAMSHADCETRVEAHNVFSVLLLRTLRLPWSDQYDEASDGCLSLESLKDVDDGIKSLCSLRLSSHQVNMLLSSLWIQATSTENTPANLVAMASTFNITLLFSVAKRSNHMALVRCFQLAFSLRNLSLNQDGGMQLSRRRSIFTFASYLLIFSAKISNIPELIPLVKESLTAQMVDPSLVLEGDIRLRAACSGSPQEDDCAALNSSAVVSNDSFLKEIVITQFTSKFQILSEEEESNLRKEIESDFSRDEDAHPLGAPMFMDTPGSSSSPLNETEVPAFDEVELSAIVAFEGASPGASGSEPGHNKSLSTNTNPADVLSVNELLESVSETARQVASLPVSSIPVPYDQMMNQCEALVTGKHQKMSVLRSFKPEATKAVTLSEEDELFLLDETEEADEDDHKALTVAQVQPQGQLAFCSLEVEQNSFRLPSSSPYDEFLKAAGC; from the exons ATGGGGGTTATATCCAGACGGGTTTTGCCCGCCTGTGGTAACCTCTGTTTCTTCTGTCCTTCCTTGCGTCCAAGGTCTCGTCATCCCCTTAAACGTTACAAGCACATGCTCGCTGAAATCTTCCCTCGCAACCAG GATGCTGAACCAGATGATAGAAAAATTGGCAAGCTTTGTGAGTATGCGTCAAGGAATCCTTTACGAATCCCAAAG ATTACAGAGTACCTTGAGCAAAAATGTTACAAAGAGCTGCGAAATGGAAATATCGGATCAGTCAAAGTCGTCTTGTGCATTTACAAGAAAATGCTTTCCTCATGTAAGGAGCAGAT gcCTCTATTTTCGTGTAGTTTGCTAAGCATTGTCCGAACTCTTTTGGAGCAAACAAAAGAGGAAGAAGTGCAGATTTTGGGTTGCAATACCCTCGTTGACTTTATTAGCTTACAG ACTGAGAATTCGCACATGTTCAACTTAGAAGGGCTAATACCTAAACTTTGTCAACTTGCTCAAGAACTGGGGGATGATGAAAGATCACTCCAATTACGGCCAGCAGGAATGCAAGCTTTGGCATTCATG GTGTCTTTCATTGGTGAGCATTCACAACTATCAATGGACTTGGATTTG ATTATGTGTGTGATTCTGGAGAATTATATGGATTTGGAGACCAACGAGGCTGGTGAAAATTCAATTCCCAAAATGAGTAAATGGGTTTCTTTCAAACGTAATAATCCTGTGACTGAGGAAAACAT GGATAATTCGAAGAGCCCCTCATACTGGTCTATGGCCTGCCTTTGCAACATAGCCAAATTAGCAAAGGAAACCACAACTCTTCGCCGTGTTCTGGAACCGCTTTTGAATGCTTTTGACTGTGGAAGTTACTGGTCTCCAGAGAAGGGCGTCGCCTCTTCTGTTTTATTGTTTCTTCAGTCTCGTCTCGAAGAATCAG GAGAAAATTGTCATGTGTTGGTATCTTCTTTAATCAAGCACTTGGATCATAAGAATGTAATGAAGCAACAGGGTGTTCAAGTTAACATGGTTAATGTAGCCACATGCCTTGTGCTACACGCTAAGCAGCAGGCTTCAGGCGCCCTGACTGCTGTAATAGCTGACTTGATTAAGCACTTGCGGAAATGCCTTCAAAACGCAGCTGAATCTGATCTGTCTGCTGATGGAACGAAGCAGAACTCTGAGATGCAGCATGCGTTAGAAAATTGCATCGCAGAGCTCTCAAACAAG GTTGGGGATGCAGGGCCAATTCTTGATATGTTGGCAGTGGTTCTTGAGACGATATCAACTAATGTACTCGTTGCTAGGACCACAGCGTCAGCCACTCTCCGTGCTGCACATATAGTATCAGTGGTCCCAAATGTATCTTACCACAAGAAA GTGTTTCCGGATGCCTTGTTTCACCAACTGCTCCTTGCGATGTCCCACGCAGACTGTGAGACTAGAGTTGAGGCGCATAATGTATTCTCTGTCCTGCTTCTTCGTACTCTTCGTTTGCCTTGGTCAGACCAATATGATGAAGCCTCAGATGGTTGTCTGTCCTTGGAGAGCTTAAAGGATGTCGATGATGGTATAAAA TCGTTATGTTCACTTCGACTGAGTAGTCACCAAGTGAATATGCTTCTTTCATCCCTATGGATCCAAGCAACTTCTACCGAGAATACACCTGCAAATTTAGTGGCCATGGCCAGCACGTTTAATATCACTCTTTTGTTTTCAGTAGCAAAG AGATCAAATCATATGGCTCTGGTGCGGTGTTTTCAGCTGGCGTTCTCTCTTCGAAATCTCTCATTGAATCAAGATG GAGGTATGCAGCTCTCACGTAGAAGATCCATCTTCACGTTTGCATCATACTTGCTCATTTTTAGTGCCAAGATCTCCAATATACCGGAGCTAATTCCACTTGTCAAAGAATCTTTAACTGCCCAAATG GTTGATCCTTCTCTTGTGCTGGAAGGAGATATCAGACTGCGTGCTGCATGTTCTGGATCTCCACAGGAAGATGATTGTGCTGCTCTCAACTCCTCAGCGGTTGTCTCAAATGATAGTTTCCTGAAGGAAATCGTTATCACTCAGTTCACATCGAAATTTCAGATATTATCCGAG GAGGAGGAATCAAATTTGAGAAAGGAAATTGAGTCAGATTTTTCGAGAGATGAGGATGCACACCCTCTTGGCGCACCAATGTTCATGGACACACCAGGATCTAGTAGTTCTCCTCTTAATGAAACAGAAGTTCCAGCTTTTGATGAG GTTGAGCTTTCAGCAATAGTGGCATTTGAAGGAGCTTCTCCGGGGGCTAGTGGGAGTGAGCCTGGCCACAATAAATCCTTGTCCACAAACACTAACCCAGCAGATGTTCTGAGTGTCAACGAGTTGCTAGAATCG GTATCAGAAACTGCTAGGCAAGTTGCAAGCCTCCCTGTTTCCTCCATCCCTGTACCTTACGACCAAATGATGAATCAGTGTGAGGCTCTTGTGACGGGTAAGCATCAAAAGATGTCCGTGCTTCGAAGTTTCAAACCTGAGGCAACCAAAGCTGTAACTCTCTCAGAAGAGGATGAACTCTTTCTTCTAGATGAG ACAGAAGAAGCtgatgaagatgatcacaaggCACTGACTGTGGCACAAGTCCAACCTCAAGGCCAGCTCGCATTCTGCTCACTCGAAGTGGAACAAAACTCGTTTCGGTTACCTTCTTCAAGCCCTTACGATGAGTTCTTGAAAGCAGCCGGATGTTAA
- the LOC106369485 gene encoding B3 domain-containing protein At1g05920-like: protein MWNLPGFSKTAKDKKEEERMRRIFHLFPKRKRSLRSPPNKKHSPPPPPLSKLPIKKRTVYQYTTTTKTPQWIRRLKKDLNIADDPFLLAEKPLDLDDVDPEQNRLSIPFQTLKRNDFLTCDEGMILGDERINNEGRIGVAACLVDQRNKQWKMVLKKWVRVSDSGKVLQSFLLSGAWSDVVEANELRDGDNISLWSFRLNGFLFFALDFAGDSVDFLE, encoded by the coding sequence ATGTGGAACCTTCCAGGATTCTCCAAAACTGCCAAagacaagaaagaagaagagagaatgagGAGAATCTTCCACCTCTTCCCCAAAAGAAAAAGATCCCTTCGAAGTCCCCCCAACAAGAAacactctcctcctcctcctcctctctcaAAACTCCCCATAAAGAAACGAACTGTTTACCAATACACCACCACCACGAAGACTCCCCAATGGATCCGCCGCTTGAAAAAAGACTTGAACATAGCCGACGACCCCTTCCTCCTCGCGGAGAAGCCTCTCGACCTCGACGACGTGGATCCAGAACAAAACCGTCTCTCCATCCCTTTCCAGACCCTAAAGAGAAACGACTTCTTGACGTGTGACGAGGGGATGATTCTTGGAGACGAGAGGATCAATAATGAGGGGAGGATTGGTGTGGCTGCGTGTCTCGTTGATCAAAGGAATAAACAGTGGAAGATGGTTTTGAAGAAGTGGGTTCGTGTGTCTGACTCAGGGAAAGTCCTCCAGAGTTTTCTGTTGAGTGGTGCATGGAGTGACGTCGTTGAGGCTAATGAGTTGAGAGATGGAGATAACATCAGTCTATGGTCTTTCAGGCTCAATGGGTTCCTCTTCTTTGCTCTTGACTTTGCAGGTGACTCCGTAGACTTCTTAGAGTAA